Proteins encoded together in one Psychrobacter sanguinis window:
- a CDS encoding ABC transporter permease has protein sequence MFDLQGFGHLLLSGSLITVKLALSSLAIGLVLGLLGATAKLSKIWIFRKLATVYTATMRGIPELLLVLFLYYGGSMLIMAVLQNFGYNDYVEVSPFLAGVLALSIAFGAYATEVFRMAIQEIPKGQWESAEALGMKPMQVYFRIIVPQVWRLALPGLGNLFLVLLKDTALVSVVGLKDIMYHAARGAQATQQAFTFYMAAAFIYLGLTIVVTAFMMWLEWRANPAKRYAKKIAKQHVSQPLNATKG, from the coding sequence GTGTTTGATTTGCAAGGTTTTGGACATCTCTTACTTAGTGGCTCGTTGATTACTGTCAAACTTGCCTTATCAAGTCTTGCAATAGGTTTGGTCTTGGGGCTGTTAGGGGCTACCGCCAAACTTTCTAAGATTTGGATATTTCGTAAACTTGCCACAGTGTATACCGCAACCATGCGCGGCATACCAGAGCTGTTGTTGGTATTATTTTTATACTACGGCGGCTCCATGCTTATTATGGCGGTGCTGCAAAATTTCGGCTATAACGATTATGTCGAGGTTAGTCCGTTCTTAGCTGGGGTATTGGCGCTTTCTATTGCGTTTGGGGCGTATGCCACAGAGGTATTCAGAATGGCCATTCAAGAGATACCCAAAGGGCAATGGGAGTCGGCAGAAGCGTTGGGTATGAAGCCCATGCAGGTATATTTCCGTATTATTGTGCCTCAGGTATGGCGTTTGGCATTACCCGGGCTTGGCAATTTGTTTTTAGTGCTGTTAAAAGATACCGCTTTGGTCTCTGTGGTTGGATTAAAAGATATTATGTATCATGCTGCACGTGGGGCCCAAGCAACCCAACAAGCTTTTACTTTTTATATGGCAGCGGCATTTATCTATTTGGGACTAACAATTGTGGTCACCGCCTTTATGATGTGGCTTGAGTGGCGGGCAAATCCTGCAAAGCGCTATGCCAAAAAAATTGCGAAACAGCACGTCTCGCAACCACTTAATGCAACGAAAGGGTAG
- a CDS encoding ABC transporter permease, with protein sequence MDWNWQVIFTYLPDLLSGVALTVKLVVISGVLGLIFGLGLALLRLSSNKLVQVLPFLYIFFFRGTPLLVQIFLIYYGLSQFEFIKESFLWEPVLKQPFWCAIIAFTLNTSAYTAEIIRGAIQSIPPGELEAADAIGMSRWQKLTRITLPRAFGIMIPAYSNEVIFMLKGSSLAMTIALMDITGIAKTISARTYTIFELYFAAGLIYLVLSWVILLTFRLIEKRMNRHANYVPPDVATHTIP encoded by the coding sequence ATGGATTGGAATTGGCAAGTAATTTTTACCTACCTACCTGATTTACTAAGTGGTGTGGCGTTAACCGTTAAACTGGTGGTTATCTCAGGTGTCTTGGGGTTAATTTTCGGACTGGGCTTGGCGTTATTGCGCCTGTCTTCTAATAAGTTGGTGCAAGTACTGCCTTTCTTATATATTTTCTTTTTCCGTGGGACACCATTACTGGTACAAATTTTCTTAATTTACTATGGGCTATCCCAGTTTGAGTTTATCAAAGAGTCTTTCTTATGGGAGCCGGTCTTAAAGCAGCCATTTTGGTGTGCCATTATTGCCTTTACTTTGAATACCAGTGCGTATACTGCTGAGATTATTCGTGGGGCAATTCAGTCTATTCCGCCGGGTGAGCTTGAAGCGGCAGATGCCATTGGTATGTCACGTTGGCAAAAACTGACCCGTATTACCTTGCCGCGTGCTTTTGGCATTATGATACCGGCTTACAGTAACGAAGTGATCTTTATGCTAAAAGGCAGTTCACTGGCTATGACCATTGCTTTGATGGACATCACCGGTATTGCTAAGACCATTAGCGCCCGTACCTATACCATCTTTGAATTGTATTTTGCGGCCGGTCTTATTTATCTGGTCTTATCTTGGGTGATTCTACTGACTTTCCGTTTGATAGAAAAACGTATGAACCGTCATGCTAATTATGTGCCACCCGATGTGGCCACCCATACTATTCCTTGA
- a CDS encoding fumarylacetoacetate hydrolase family protein, which produces MTTTSETPSNASVNQNTIPTIGKVVCVGRNYAAHAAELGNEIPTRPILFMKPASSIISTRELVPSKVMDAPRDKAYAVHYEAELCVRIGAPLNSASLEEVKATVGLIDAVTLGLDLTLRDLQSELKDKGHPWERAKCFDGACVLGDWISPEEFGDFSAVNYQLYINDQLTQDGNTELMLFPLYQLLSDISHAFGLQPGDVIMTGTPSGVGMLTAGDALTLKLGDYEWQANVA; this is translated from the coding sequence ATGACCACAACTTCTGAGACACCCTCAAACGCTAGCGTAAACCAAAATACAATACCAACCATAGGCAAAGTCGTGTGTGTGGGGCGTAACTATGCGGCTCATGCTGCAGAGTTGGGCAATGAAATACCGACGCGACCTATTTTATTTATGAAACCTGCGTCGAGTATTATTAGCACTCGTGAACTTGTTCCTAGTAAAGTGATGGATGCCCCAAGAGATAAGGCCTATGCCGTCCATTATGAGGCTGAGCTGTGTGTGCGTATCGGTGCGCCGCTAAACTCAGCCTCACTAGAGGAAGTTAAGGCAACCGTTGGTCTAATTGATGCGGTGACTTTAGGACTGGATTTAACCCTACGTGATTTGCAAAGTGAGCTGAAAGACAAGGGTCATCCTTGGGAGCGTGCCAAGTGTTTCGATGGGGCTTGTGTGCTAGGTGACTGGATTTCTCCAGAAGAATTTGGTGACTTTAGTGCGGTTAATTATCAGCTGTATATCAATGATCAACTGACCCAAGATGGCAACACTGAGCTGATGCTATTTCCCTTATATCAGTTATTAAGCGATATCAGTCATGCATTTGGGTTACAACCGGGTGATGTAATTATGACCGGTACCCCAAGTGGGGTGGGTATGCTAACGGCAGGCGATGCTCTGACTTTAAAGCTAGGTGATTATGAATGGCAGGCTAATGTGGCCTAA
- a CDS encoding PhoX family protein, translating to MTQVVEQNRDTNNHTQNHDAANGILKTSATRRSVITFLAGVPMLPLAGCTTTSSVNKVGAGSASALMPMAKAVRQVKFIGMQAPSLANPEQMATVYVDSKMQADFTDGSKQIYDLAYTPFFVTGDMVPDGMGGTTRAGQLYDINNKPLYDASAGQPVPFYSNCPDGSSLITMKGAKVPGVKGNPVFAVVQFEYASMDRSGKETWGRLPSPIAVLTLDQNPKSGELTLVKYHNVDTSPVHGLWITCGASLSPWGTHLSSEEYEPDAHNLAKEDDGKFLDFSKALYGDQNKANPYHYGHMPEVFVNPDGTGFVKKHYNLGRISHELIQMMPDERTALMGDDATNGGLFMFVADKPRDLSSGNLYVAKVKQTSPKGVGTGEFLTQWIHLGHATSSEIEAMANTFKPEDIMSVKYEDPKDTSYTKIYYSGKPNWVKLNSKNKYAEKAAAFLETHRYAALKGASLAFTKMEGTAINVKDKIAYSAMARIEKSMVDPVKYGDYGVQVAENKSGAVYAHKLSGGQKTLNTNTAINSEWVPVSMSVPPNLAGQDIAADELGNKSHPDKVSCPDNIKFSEKMRTLFIGEDSGTHVNNFLWAYNVDTHELTRILSTPAGAESTGLHAVDEVNGFTYIMSNFQHPGEGIAENPKVAAQVLPLIHRNYKDSYGAAVGYLGLKLS from the coding sequence ATGACCCAAGTCGTTGAGCAAAATAGGGACACTAACAATCACACTCAAAACCACGACGCAGCCAATGGAATTTTAAAAACATCCGCCACGCGTAGAAGTGTTATAACCTTTTTAGCCGGTGTGCCTATGTTACCTTTGGCAGGCTGTACCACCACCTCTTCTGTCAATAAAGTAGGGGCTGGTTCAGCTTCGGCGTTAATGCCAATGGCCAAGGCGGTGAGACAGGTTAAATTCATCGGTATGCAGGCCCCTTCATTGGCCAATCCAGAACAGATGGCAACGGTCTATGTGGACTCTAAGATGCAAGCCGACTTCACCGATGGCAGTAAGCAAATCTATGACTTAGCCTACACCCCATTTTTTGTGACCGGTGATATGGTGCCAGATGGTATGGGCGGCACCACTCGCGCAGGACAGTTATACGATATTAACAACAAACCGCTTTATGATGCTTCAGCAGGTCAGCCTGTGCCTTTTTATTCTAACTGTCCAGATGGCTCTTCACTAATCACCATGAAGGGTGCCAAGGTTCCTGGCGTTAAAGGTAACCCTGTCTTTGCGGTGGTACAGTTTGAGTATGCTAGTATGGACCGCTCAGGCAAAGAGACTTGGGGACGTCTGCCATCTCCTATCGCGGTGCTTACTTTGGATCAAAACCCAAAAAGCGGCGAGTTAACACTGGTTAAGTATCACAATGTTGATACCTCACCTGTTCATGGATTGTGGATTACTTGTGGCGCGTCTTTATCACCTTGGGGCACACATTTATCTTCTGAAGAATACGAGCCTGATGCCCATAATTTAGCCAAAGAAGATGACGGTAAATTCCTAGATTTTAGTAAAGCGCTATATGGTGATCAGAACAAAGCCAATCCTTATCATTATGGTCATATGCCAGAGGTTTTCGTTAATCCTGATGGCACGGGTTTTGTGAAAAAGCATTATAACCTAGGTCGTATTTCTCATGAGCTAATCCAAATGATGCCAGATGAGCGTACTGCATTAATGGGTGATGATGCCACCAATGGCGGGCTATTTATGTTCGTCGCTGATAAACCTCGCGACCTATCTTCAGGTAATTTATATGTGGCTAAAGTAAAACAAACCTCTCCTAAAGGGGTAGGCACTGGTGAATTCTTAACCCAATGGATTCATTTGGGTCATGCCACCAGTAGTGAAATTGAAGCCATGGCCAATACCTTCAAGCCAGAAGACATCATGAGTGTCAAATATGAAGACCCGAAAGACACTAGCTATACTAAGATTTATTATAGTGGTAAGCCAAACTGGGTGAAGCTTAATAGCAAAAACAAGTATGCTGAAAAAGCAGCTGCTTTCTTAGAAACACATCGTTATGCCGCTCTAAAAGGTGCTTCCTTAGCCTTTACCAAAATGGAAGGTACCGCAATCAACGTTAAAGACAAAATTGCTTATTCAGCCATGGCCAGAATTGAGAAATCAATGGTCGATCCAGTGAAATATGGTGATTATGGTGTGCAAGTCGCTGAAAACAAATCTGGCGCAGTGTACGCTCATAAATTAAGTGGCGGTCAAAAGACATTAAATACCAATACCGCGATTAATTCTGAGTGGGTTCCAGTCAGTATGTCAGTACCACCAAATTTAGCGGGTCAAGACATTGCAGCCGATGAGTTAGGTAATAAATCGCATCCTGACAAAGTTTCTTGCCCAGATAACATTAAATTCTCTGAAAAAATGCGTACTTTATTTATTGGGGAAGATTCGGGTACTCATGTTAATAACTTCTTATGGGCCTATAACGTAGATACCCATGAGCTTACCCGTATTTTATCGACGCCAGCAGGGGCAGAGTCAACAGGTCTACATGCGGTTGATGAAGTGAATGGCTTTACTTATATTATGAGTAATTTCCAGCACCCAGGCGAGGGCATAGCAGAAAATCCTAAAGTTGCCGCTCAAGTGCTACCATTAATTCATCGTAACTATAAAGACAGTTACGGCGCAGCAGTGGGATACTTGGGATTAAAGCTATCATAA
- a CDS encoding PGAP1-like alpha/beta domain-containing protein has protein sequence MTKDNSEKHYDLYERCELVTPYRPIFLNELHEKMDTLDKLDEAEIIKLAAVDNTVAPKNTPLTVGDVLEGLSHLTTTGVLEVTEIVESLHAELLLRPLGRFNDDNLSRWQSGLTRQAYNGMRYLVRQIGSGVVKTNIKLSRKTLRKYNDKVLPDKLKQVVNVINGMIGDHLVTQKNPLAVPMVIYDRYGQPLGNKVSGRVVLLCHGLCLSYLNWRPCEEDSLGESIALSQPKTTVLYLDYNTGQRISQNGRNLSHLLQQLVAENPHITQIDLVGYSMGGLVARSALFYAQQDRLHWGDRVGNLITLGTPHQGAVLERISYYVLDVIGKVPFAASLSKMGNIRSAGIIDLRHGSIREEDWKYLKERDVLPEEFHYPTRLPRHVRTYFIAGSIVEGVYDSKATNLVGDGLVTIESALGEAGELHTLYVPEGHKAVFYGVNHINIQYDRRVHKQVVQWLDENGQSDLALQPRIQSFIKEDVDEEIEILV, from the coding sequence ATGACTAAAGACAACTCAGAAAAGCATTACGATTTATATGAAAGATGCGAGCTTGTTACGCCCTATCGACCCATTTTTTTAAATGAGCTTCATGAAAAAATGGACACCTTAGATAAGTTGGATGAAGCGGAAATCATAAAGCTAGCGGCTGTAGATAATACAGTTGCACCTAAAAATACACCTCTGACAGTGGGAGATGTATTAGAGGGGTTGAGTCATTTAACCACCACTGGCGTGCTCGAGGTAACCGAGATCGTCGAGTCTTTACATGCTGAACTTCTACTTAGACCATTGGGCCGCTTTAATGACGATAATTTAAGTCGTTGGCAGAGTGGGCTTACCCGTCAGGCTTACAACGGTATGCGTTATTTGGTACGCCAGATAGGTAGTGGAGTTGTTAAAACCAATATTAAGCTGTCTCGCAAAACATTAAGAAAATACAATGACAAAGTATTGCCCGATAAGTTGAAGCAGGTGGTCAATGTCATTAATGGCATGATAGGCGACCATTTAGTTACTCAAAAAAATCCGCTAGCGGTACCGATGGTCATTTATGACAGATATGGACAACCACTAGGCAATAAGGTGTCTGGGCGGGTGGTGCTTTTGTGCCATGGACTGTGTCTAAGCTATCTAAATTGGCGGCCTTGTGAAGAGGACAGTCTGGGCGAAAGTATCGCATTGAGCCAACCTAAAACCACCGTACTTTATTTGGATTACAATACGGGCCAACGCATTTCACAAAACGGCCGAAATTTGTCTCATCTTTTACAGCAGCTAGTCGCCGAAAATCCACACATTACCCAAATCGATTTGGTGGGATATAGCATGGGCGGGCTAGTGGCACGCAGTGCTCTTTTTTATGCTCAGCAAGACAGACTGCACTGGGGAGATCGTGTTGGTAACCTCATCACGTTAGGCACGCCGCATCAAGGTGCGGTACTTGAGCGCATTAGTTATTATGTATTGGATGTGATTGGTAAGGTTCCTTTTGCGGCCTCACTGTCTAAAATGGGTAATATTCGCAGTGCCGGCATCATTGATTTGCGTCATGGCAGTATTCGAGAGGAAGACTGGAAATATTTAAAAGAGCGCGATGTGTTGCCAGAAGAATTTCATTACCCCACAAGACTGCCGCGTCATGTCAGAACTTATTTTATTGCCGGTTCAATCGTGGAAGGTGTCTATGACTCTAAAGCGACTAATTTGGTAGGCGATGGTTTAGTGACTATTGAATCTGCATTGGGCGAAGCTGGCGAATTACATACGCTATATGTGCCCGAAGGCCACAAAGCGGTGTTCTATGGCGTTAATCACATTAATATACAGTATGACCGCCGTGTGCATAAGCAAGTGGTACAGTGGCTCGATGAAAATGGCCAGAGCGATTTAGCCCTACAGCCTCGTATTCAGTCTTTTATCAAAGAAGATGTTGATGAGGAGATTGAGATTCTAGTATAA
- a CDS encoding IS4 family transposase, which yields MLKAVVLKKIARHLPKGGKTDSHYRRLQRFFAEARIDYDQLALMIYRLFGLGKVTLTIDRTNWKWGKSNLNIFMLGVVYKGIAIPLYWQMLDKRGNTNHLERCELIERFIKQFGKDNLEMIVADREFVGEKWFNWLTNNHIPFAIRIKKNSKVRNHHGKLVQIKELLRHVSHQETYRHGRILTVDGCLVRVFAKRDKDYGLVIVATNQLETVDAMTSYAKRWEIETLFACLKGRGFNLEDTHLTHLDRVSKLVAVNALAFCWAYHVGIYKDKDKPLKRKLKSNARPQASLFALGLDLLIEGLRLVFFNNDKTVFRQLVSFLTPKPMKIGWG from the coding sequence CTGCTCAAAGCAGTAGTCTTAAAAAAAATAGCAAGACACCTTCCTAAGGGTGGTAAAACCGACAGCCACTATCGCAGACTACAGCGATTTTTTGCCGAAGCGAGGATAGACTACGATCAACTGGCTTTGATGATATATCGACTATTTGGACTAGGCAAAGTCACCTTAACCATTGACCGCACCAACTGGAAATGGGGTAAAAGTAACCTCAACATCTTTATGCTAGGAGTGGTATATAAAGGGATAGCCATCCCCTTATACTGGCAAATGCTAGATAAGCGAGGTAATACAAACCATCTTGAACGCTGTGAACTTATTGAGCGGTTTATCAAACAATTTGGCAAAGATAACCTTGAGATGATAGTAGCAGACAGAGAGTTTGTTGGCGAAAAATGGTTTAACTGGCTCACCAATAATCACATACCCTTTGCCATACGGATTAAGAAGAACAGTAAAGTTAGGAATCATCATGGCAAGCTGGTACAGATTAAAGAGTTATTGCGCCATGTTAGCCATCAAGAAACATATCGACATGGGCGAATACTGACTGTCGATGGTTGTTTGGTTCGAGTATTTGCCAAGCGTGATAAAGACTATGGTTTAGTGATTGTCGCAACCAATCAACTAGAAACAGTGGATGCGATGACAAGCTATGCTAAGCGTTGGGAAATTGAGACTTTATTTGCTTGTCTAAAGGGGCGTGGCTTTAATCTTGAAGATACCCACTTAACCCATCTTGATCGGGTCAGTAAATTAGTCGCAGTGAACGCCTTAGCATTTTGTTGGGCTTATCATGTCGGTATTTATAAAGACAAAGATAAGCCGTTAAAACGCAAGTTAAAGTCAAACGCTCGACCTCAAGCCAGTTTGTTTGCGCTTGGCCTGGATTTATTGATTGAAGGTCTTCGTTTGGTATTTTTTAACAATGATAAGACTGTATTTCGACAATTAGTTAGCTTTTTAACCCCTAAACCTATGAAAATCGGATGGGGATGA
- the hslO gene encoding Hsp33 family molecular chaperone HslO yields the protein MTELTDLRQRFFIADSPVRGDVVRLKQSYATITAQREYPESIKRLLGEMLTAASLLIGTLKIDGTLSIQLQSSDESSLLSWAVAECNQSGIIRALASWKSDTEQQQQAWANKTSADDAFAELGAVGKGVMFINIQPAKGEAYQGIVERSHDNLAECLAHYQLQSAQIPTLINLACDGLQAGGILVQMLPRTAEEMYEVEQNETAGIDDDLWTRLTLLTRTVKFEELTTLDANEIIYRLYNEESVVAPEPIALEFGCTCSRDKCEAAIAQIGEAEALEIVEEQGGTFEMDCGFCGSVYKFNKADIEEIFD from the coding sequence ATGACCGAACTTACTGATTTACGTCAACGCTTTTTTATTGCTGACTCACCTGTCCGTGGTGATGTGGTACGCTTAAAACAAAGCTATGCCACTATCACTGCACAGAGAGAGTATCCGGAATCAATTAAGCGTCTATTGGGTGAAATGCTCACAGCAGCCAGCTTATTGATTGGTACCCTGAAGATTGACGGTACGTTATCTATCCAGCTGCAGTCTTCGGATGAGAGTAGCTTGCTCAGCTGGGCAGTGGCAGAATGTAACCAGTCAGGTATTATTCGTGCTTTAGCCAGTTGGAAATCAGACACTGAACAGCAGCAGCAAGCATGGGCAAACAAGACCAGTGCCGATGATGCTTTTGCAGAATTAGGCGCAGTCGGCAAAGGCGTGATGTTCATCAACATTCAGCCTGCTAAGGGAGAAGCTTATCAAGGTATCGTGGAAAGAAGCCATGATAATTTAGCCGAATGTTTGGCCCATTACCAATTACAATCTGCGCAAATCCCAACCCTCATTAATTTAGCGTGTGATGGTTTACAAGCAGGCGGTATCTTAGTGCAAATGTTGCCACGTACCGCAGAAGAGATGTATGAAGTAGAACAGAACGAAACCGCAGGTATTGATGATGATTTGTGGACGCGTCTGACCCTACTTACCCGTACCGTTAAGTTTGAAGAGTTAACCACTTTAGATGCTAATGAGATTATTTACCGCTTATACAATGAAGAAAGCGTGGTTGCGCCTGAACCTATTGCCCTAGAATTTGGCTGTACCTGTTCTCGTGATAAGTGTGAAGCAGCCATTGCCCAAATCGGAGAAGCTGAAGCGCTCGAAATCGTTGAAGAACAAGGCGGCACTTTTGAGATGGACTGCGGATTCTGCGGGTCGGTCTATAAGTTTAATAAGGCTGATATTGAAGAGATATTTGATTAA
- a CDS encoding AMP-binding protein yields MIGSTHASDNTSTTSSVSKQAPTFDLNALQGVSMGDRSANAPLKMSHDWGPKTPLIEATIGDFFDAVVEKYPDQEALVVCHQNIRWSYRELQQKVNQLASAMIEMGLEIGDRIGIWSHNNAEWLLMQLATAKVGVILVNINPAYRSFELQYALNKLGCSALVLMRHFKSSDYAKIIRELCPEIYHKPYYQLDLVEIPTVERIIWIDEPDTEEEFGFMQKFSEWMTEGDANDPRVAERQAKLKNTDPINVQFTSGTTGTPKGATLTHRNILNNGYFIGEAMDLSAEDRLCIPVPLYHCFGMVLGNLAILTHGGCIIYPNDGFEPLSVLKAVEEEKCTALHGVPTMFIAELEHPDFDKYDLSTLRTGIMAGSSCPIEVMRRVIDEMHMSEVTIAYGMTETSPVSCQTNKNTPLDKQVSTVGLVQPNLEVKIVNTETGEVVPIGETGELLTRGYSVMKGYWGSRFKTRESIKDGWMHTGDLATMDEEGYIKVVGRSKDMVIRGGENIYPVEIENYLYRHPKISDVQIVGVPDQKYGEVLAAWIIPKQNVELTEEEVKQFCKENIAHYKIPKYFRFVQEYPMTITGKIQKYKITEMMIEELGL; encoded by the coding sequence ATGATTGGTTCCACCCACGCGTCAGATAATACTTCTACCACCTCTTCTGTCTCCAAACAAGCTCCCACTTTTGATTTAAATGCTCTACAAGGCGTTAGTATGGGCGATAGATCAGCCAATGCTCCTTTGAAAATGAGCCATGATTGGGGGCCTAAAACCCCTTTAATTGAAGCCACTATTGGTGATTTCTTTGATGCTGTGGTTGAAAAATACCCAGATCAAGAAGCCTTAGTGGTGTGTCATCAAAATATCCGCTGGAGCTATCGTGAGCTACAACAAAAAGTAAATCAATTGGCCAGTGCCATGATTGAGATGGGGCTGGAGATTGGTGACCGCATCGGTATCTGGTCGCATAATAATGCAGAATGGCTATTGATGCAGTTGGCTACTGCCAAAGTAGGGGTTATCTTAGTCAATATTAACCCCGCTTACCGCAGTTTTGAATTACAGTATGCGCTCAATAAGCTAGGCTGTTCAGCTTTGGTTTTAATGCGTCATTTCAAATCAAGCGATTACGCCAAAATCATTCGTGAACTGTGTCCAGAGATTTATCATAAGCCTTATTATCAGCTAGACTTGGTCGAAATACCGACTGTAGAACGCATCATCTGGATTGATGAGCCAGACACTGAGGAAGAGTTTGGCTTTATGCAAAAGTTCTCAGAGTGGATGACAGAGGGTGATGCCAATGATCCTCGAGTTGCTGAGCGCCAAGCAAAATTAAAAAATACTGATCCCATCAACGTCCAGTTTACCAGTGGCACCACAGGCACCCCAAAAGGGGCGACGCTAACCCACCGCAATATCTTAAATAACGGTTATTTTATCGGCGAGGCAATGGACCTAAGCGCTGAGGACCGGTTGTGTATTCCTGTACCGTTATACCATTGCTTTGGCATGGTGCTCGGTAACCTAGCAATCTTAACCCATGGCGGTTGTATCATTTATCCCAATGACGGCTTTGAGCCTTTGTCGGTGTTGAAGGCGGTAGAGGAAGAGAAATGTACTGCCCTTCACGGCGTTCCCACCATGTTTATTGCAGAGCTTGAGCATCCAGACTTTGATAAATATGACTTATCAACCTTACGTACCGGTATTATGGCCGGTTCAAGTTGCCCGATTGAGGTGATGCGTCGCGTCATCGATGAGATGCACATGAGCGAGGTAACGATTGCTTATGGCATGACTGAAACCAGTCCTGTTTCTTGCCAAACCAACAAAAACACCCCACTAGACAAGCAGGTCTCAACAGTAGGTTTGGTGCAGCCCAATCTAGAAGTAAAAATCGTCAATACTGAAACCGGAGAGGTCGTACCTATTGGTGAAACAGGTGAGCTGTTAACCCGTGGTTACTCAGTAATGAAAGGCTATTGGGGCAGCCGCTTTAAAACCCGTGAGTCCATTAAAGATGGCTGGATGCATACCGGCGACTTGGCCACGATGGATGAAGAGGGTTATATCAAAGTGGTGGGTCGTAGTAAAGACATGGTGATCAGGGGCGGAGAAAATATTTATCCAGTAGAGATTGAGAACTATTTATACCGTCATCCGAAAATTAGCGATGTTCAAATCGTCGGTGTGCCCGACCAGAAATACGGCGAAGTCTTGGCGGCTTGGATCATTCCAAAACAAAATGTCGAATTGACCGAAGAAGAGGTCAAGCAGTTCTGTAAAGAGAATATTGCCCATTACAAAATACCGAAGTACTTCCGCTTCGTGCAAGAGTACCCGATGACCATCACCGGTAAAATCCAGAAGTACAAGATTACCGAAATGATGATTGAAGAGTTAGGGCTCTAA